Proteins found in one Triticum urartu cultivar G1812 chromosome 4, Tu2.1, whole genome shotgun sequence genomic segment:
- the LOC125551575 gene encoding zinc finger protein CONSTANS-LIKE 13-like has protein sequence MDMGQDERQDPELPAMEKELSADAVACDYCSGPQAVVYCRADSARLCLPCDRHVHAANAVCSRHLRAPLCAACRATGAVFRHGGPEFLCSNCDFGRSRDGELPLHDRCTVQGYTGRPSAHDLAALLGVPDLDKPSAGKADDGWWAIWEEPQVFSLEDLIVPTTSCHSFQPLVTPSSPKIQNSPDGKTNDEVIRQLRELAEVDMGGGQITPREEAEQAAHQLPSWTESQHTTGNGDFGTDNSHEVATMPTPGYENGGWNNNDYHALKDDCKTEYEQEQAPANSAEACLSLFVQMSELCPSMSNGGMMDDSQQANPGIGMPMQAFPKRSGFDVVAGPDRDIVISRYKEKRRTRRFDKQVRYESRKARADSRLRIKGRFAKANQS, from the exons ATGGACATGGGTCAAGACGAGCGCCAGGATCCAGAGCTGCCGGCCATGGAGAAGGAGCTCTCTGCCGACGCGGTAGCCTGCGACTACTGCAGCGGCCCACAGGCGGTGGTGTACTGCCGGGCCGACAGCGCCAGGCTCTGCCTGCCGTGCGACCGCCACGTGCACGCCGCCAACGCGGTCTGCTCCCGCCACCTGCGCGCTCCGCTCTGCGCCGCATGCCGCGCCACCGGGGCCGTCTTCCGCCACGGCGGCCCCGAATTCCTCTGCTCCAACTGCGACTTCGGGAGGAGCAGGGACGGCGAACTGCCGCTGCACGACCGCTGTACAGTCCAGGGGTACACGGGACGACCCTCGGCGCACGACCTCGCTGCTCTTCTCGGGGTCCCCGACTTGGACAAGCCCTCGGCCGGCAAAGCCGACGACGGTTGGTGGGCCATCTGGGAGGAGCCCCAGGTGTTCAGCCTGGAGGATCTCATCGTGCCCACCACTTCTTGCCATAGCTTCCAGCCCCTCGTCACGCCGTCCTCGCCCAAG ATCCAGAACTCACCCGATGGAAAGACGAACGATGAGGTCATACGGCAGTTACGTGAGCTCGCGGAGGTGGACATGGGCGGCGGTCAGATAACACCTCGTGAGGAGGCAGAGCAAGCTGCTCATCAGTTGCCTTCCTGGACAGAGTCACAGCACACCACTGGAAATGGCGATTTCGGCACAGATAACAGCCATGAGGTTGCAACCATGCCAACCCCTGGTTATGAG AACGGCGGATGGAACAACAACGATTATCATGCCCTAAAAGATGACTGCAAGACCGAGTATGAACAGGAGCAGGCTCCAGCAAACTCAGCTGAAGCATGCTTGTCATTGTTTGTTCAGATGTCAGAACTTTGCCCCAGCATGAGCAATGGTGGCATGATGGACGATAGCCAGCAGGCAAATCCTGGTATTGGCATGCCAATGCAAGCTTTCCCCAAAAGAAGTGGCTTTGATGTTGTTGCTGGCCCTGACCGCGACATTGTCATTTCCCGCTATAAAGAAAAGAGGAGGACAAGGAG atttgacAAACAGGTGCGATATGAGTCCCGCAAAGCTCGTGCGGACAGCAGGTTGAGAATCAAGGGCCGTTTTGCAAAGGCAAATCAGAGTTAA